The following proteins come from a genomic window of Helicobacter canadensis MIT 98-5491:
- the hypF gene encoding carbamoyltransferase HypF: MEKTYILNLTGIVQGVGFRPFVYKIATQNHLKGYVLNNNQGVEILVQGNEKKLEKFFNDLKNPPKAAKIISISKKLIQTKKTFSTFLIQESQAHSIKTATIPADIALCESCKQEFLDPKNHRFLYPFISCTDCGGRYSLISVLPYDRKNTAMHSFVMCESCQKEYNDKTSRRFHSEINCCPTCGPQLFFTDELNYQGNFLPDSQIHSHLAKQDSPIKSALKALKEGKILALKGIGGYALICDATNANSIKALRERKNRPKKPFALMCKNIQMAKNYAYLNSQAIAMLNSSISPIVLSYSKTKANLPLSLIAPNLSTLGIILPYSGLHHLLFHSIDFPLVFTSANISGEPIIKDCYSVIQKLQNVCDGILSYNRDILNPIDDSLVRILGKKTQVLRRARGYLSDIPLQTPHHTKDFIALGAQQKSTFCLNLHNKLFLSPHLGDLDNLESINNFKQNLSLFSQQYQAKIHTFCGDLHPNYTQREFLNGSDSHFIQHHFAHLLSNVAENKIKQEVLGVIFDGTGYGLDGNIWGGEFLFYDHKKPLNFKRKAFFAPFKLLGGEMAIKDTRRLGIEALFIAFGNDYKNLNLPLLNSLKKDYGENIINFFYKQHQNAQSYTCNSVGRIFDMVASLCNLIEKTSYEGEGGMVLESLAYKALKHKKQAKIYPFRISKNIIFWESIIQEIYQDLQNHIPLENIALNFHQTLANIISIIAQKYSTILLSGGCFQNAILTKLTLKALKGKKVFLNGEIPCNDGGISFGQTYYMRLKTSQKH, encoded by the coding sequence AACCAAGGCGTAGAAATACTTGTCCAAGGTAATGAAAAGAAGTTAGAAAAATTCTTTAATGATTTAAAAAATCCCCCTAAAGCTGCCAAGATTATCTCTATCTCCAAAAAGCTAATCCAAACAAAAAAAACTTTCTCTACTTTTTTAATCCAAGAAAGTCAAGCTCACTCCATAAAAACTGCTACCATTCCTGCTGATATTGCTTTATGTGAATCTTGCAAACAAGAATTTCTTGATCCCAAAAATCATCGCTTCCTTTATCCCTTTATTAGCTGCACAGATTGCGGAGGAAGATACAGTCTTATTTCAGTACTTCCCTATGATAGAAAAAATACCGCTATGCATTCCTTTGTTATGTGTGAAAGCTGCCAAAAAGAATACAATGACAAAACTTCAAGACGATTTCATTCTGAAATTAATTGCTGCCCTACTTGTGGTCCGCAACTTTTTTTTACTGATGAGCTTAATTATCAAGGCAATTTTCTCCCTGATTCTCAAATTCACTCTCACTTAGCCAAACAAGATTCTCCTATCAAAAGTGCGCTTAAGGCTCTCAAAGAAGGCAAAATTTTAGCACTTAAAGGTATTGGCGGTTATGCTTTAATCTGCGATGCGACTAATGCTAATTCAATCAAAGCTTTAAGGGAAAGAAAGAATCGCCCCAAAAAGCCATTTGCTTTAATGTGTAAAAATATTCAAATGGCTAAGAATTACGCTTATTTAAATTCTCAAGCAATAGCGATGCTTAACTCAAGTATTTCTCCTATCGTGCTAAGTTATTCCAAAACTAAAGCAAATCTCCCCCTCTCTCTTATTGCACCAAACCTTTCAACCCTAGGAATCATACTTCCCTATTCTGGCTTACACCATTTGCTTTTTCATTCCATTGATTTTCCTTTAGTTTTTACAAGCGCCAATATAAGCGGAGAACCCATTATTAAAGATTGTTATAGTGTTATTCAAAAGCTTCAAAATGTCTGTGATGGAATTTTATCTTACAATCGAGATATTTTAAACCCAATTGATGATAGTCTTGTAAGAATACTAGGCAAAAAGACACAAGTTTTAAGACGAGCTAGGGGATATTTATCAGATATTCCACTGCAAACGCCACATCATACTAAAGATTTTATCGCTCTTGGTGCTCAGCAAAAATCTACTTTTTGTCTCAATCTACATAATAAACTTTTTTTAAGTCCGCATTTAGGAGATTTAGATAATCTTGAATCAATCAACAATTTCAAACAAAATCTTTCGCTCTTTAGCCAACAATATCAAGCTAAAATCCATACATTTTGCGGAGATTTACATCCAAATTACACACAAAGGGAATTTTTAAATGGTAGTGATTCACATTTTATCCAACACCATTTTGCACACCTTCTTTCAAATGTCGCGGAAAATAAAATTAAACAAGAAGTTTTGGGAGTTATTTTTGATGGCACAGGCTATGGACTAGATGGAAATATTTGGGGTGGTGAGTTTTTATTTTACGACCACAAAAAACCACTTAACTTTAAGCGAAAAGCTTTTTTTGCCCCTTTTAAGCTCTTAGGCGGAGAAATGGCAATCAAAGATACACGGAGATTAGGCATAGAGGCTTTATTTATCGCCTTTGGAAATGATTACAAAAACTTAAATTTGCCGCTTCTTAATAGTTTAAAAAAAGACTATGGAGAAAATATCATTAATTTTTTCTATAAACAACACCAAAATGCTCAAAGTTACACTTGCAATTCAGTAGGTAGAATCTTTGATATGGTGGCTTCTTTATGCAATCTCATAGAAAAAACAAGCTATGAAGGTGAAGGGGGAATGGTTCTTGAATCACTTGCTTATAAGGCATTAAAGCATAAAAAACAAGCCAAAATCTATCCTTTTAGAATTTCAAAAAATATTATTTTTTGGGAATCTATCATACAAGAAATTTACCAAGATCTACAAAACCACATTCCCCTAGAAAATATTGCTCTAAACTTTCACCAAACTCTTGCAAATATTATTAGTATTATTGCTCAAAAATATTCAACAATTCTCTTAAGTGGCGGCTGCTTTCAAAACGCAATTCTTACCAAACTCACTCTTAAAGCACTCAAAGGAAAAAAAGTTTTTTTAAATGGGGAAATACCCTGTAATGATGGAGGGATTAGCTTTGGTCAAACTTATTATATGAGGTTAAAAACTAGTCAGAAACACTAA